In a single window of the [Chlorobium] sp. 445 genome:
- the fusA gene encoding elongation factor G (EF-G; promotes GTP-dependent translocation of the ribosome during translation; many organisms have multiple copies of this gene) produces MMTYQPQFIRNVAVAGHAGSGKTMLTEALAYALGLIKRIGSIEQGTTLSDHAPDEIARQHSVNSSLINGTWQNGDGNIYKINFIDTPGFADFHGDVKSAIRVADTVLITVNATTGVEVGTEMVWEYAKEYYKPTVFVITKLDNDRADYEGVLEQLRERFGHQVAPVQFPAEEGLGHHLLIDVLRMVEFEFTPDRLGAVTERPIQDLYRKRAVLHHQELVESVAESDDSLMEKFFEEGGSLTEAELRDGIKHALVTRTLFPVFCASPVHLIGVERLLDAIVHLFPSPIERGPEHARRLHSNAEYLVEPNPDAETVAFVFKSVSEPHIGELSFLRIYSGHIESGHELINAHTGQLEKLGQIYTMVGKERKAVDKLLAGDIGVVLKLRDTHTNDTLADKGVDYVITPISFPEPLTDIAIKPKAKGDEERISSGLYHLHEEDPSFRITRDEEFGQTILSGLGDLHLETIIRRLREKFGVELESSPPRVPYRETIRAVAKAQGKYKKQSGGRGQYGDVWLRIEPLPRGSQFVFESEVVGGVVPTRFLPAVQKGVEETLQKGLLAGFPIVDVKVVPYDGSHHPVDSSEFSFKVAASMAFKAAFEKAKPTLLEPIYKVTVFTPEAFTGEIMGDLSSRRGKILGMESDGALQRLQALVPLAELYGYQSALNRITQGRAHFVREFHGYEEVPSEIVQKLVKEFKPVEVA; encoded by the coding sequence GGCAGTATTGAGCAAGGCACCACGCTTTCTGATCACGCTCCCGATGAAATCGCCCGCCAGCATAGCGTCAACTCAAGTTTGATAAATGGCACATGGCAAAATGGGGATGGCAACATCTACAAAATTAATTTTATTGATACACCCGGCTTTGCAGATTTTCACGGCGATGTCAAGTCTGCCATTCGTGTTGCCGATACCGTGCTTATCACGGTCAATGCAACAACTGGCGTTGAAGTCGGCACAGAAATGGTCTGGGAGTACGCCAAAGAATACTACAAACCCACCGTCTTTGTCATCACGAAGTTAGATAACGACCGAGCAGATTATGAAGGTGTTTTGGAGCAGTTGCGTGAACGATTCGGTCATCAAGTCGCTCCTGTTCAATTTCCTGCCGAAGAAGGTCTTGGACATCATTTGCTGATTGATGTGCTGCGCATGGTAGAATTTGAATTTACGCCCGATAGACTTGGTGCAGTCACTGAACGTCCCATTCAAGACCTTTATCGCAAACGCGCCGTCTTACATCATCAAGAACTTGTCGAAAGCGTAGCTGAGAGCGACGATAGCTTGATGGAAAAATTCTTTGAAGAAGGCGGCTCACTTACTGAAGCTGAATTAAGAGACGGCATCAAACATGCACTCGTTACACGCACGCTCTTTCCTGTCTTTTGTGCGTCGCCAGTGCATCTCATTGGAGTCGAGCGCTTGCTGGATGCAATTGTTCATCTCTTTCCCTCACCGATTGAACGCGGTCCTGAACATGCACGTCGCTTGCATTCCAATGCAGAATATCTTGTTGAGCCTAACCCTGATGCAGAGACAGTAGCATTTGTCTTCAAGAGCGTCTCTGAACCGCATATTGGCGAGCTGTCTTTCTTGCGCATTTATTCAGGGCATATTGAAAGCGGGCATGAACTTATCAATGCACATACTGGCCAACTCGAAAAGTTAGGTCAGATTTACACGATGGTCGGCAAAGAACGCAAGGCGGTCGACAAACTTCTTGCAGGCGATATTGGCGTGGTGCTCAAACTCAGAGATACGCACACAAATGACACCCTTGCCGATAAGGGCGTCGACTATGTCATTACACCGATTTCGTTCCCAGAGCCACTCACCGACATTGCTATCAAACCCAAAGCCAAAGGTGATGAGGAGCGAATTTCCTCAGGCTTGTATCACTTGCATGAAGAAGATCCGAGTTTCCGTATCACACGCGATGAAGAATTTGGACAGACGATTCTTTCTGGACTTGGCGATCTTCATTTAGAGACAATTATTCGTCGGTTGCGTGAAAAATTTGGCGTTGAGCTCGAGTCGTCGCCGCCGCGTGTGCCGTATCGGGAAACCATTCGCGCTGTGGCTAAAGCGCAAGGCAAGTATAAGAAGCAATCGGGCGGACGTGGTCAGTATGGAGATGTATGGTTGCGCATTGAGCCGCTGCCACGTGGCAGTCAGTTTGTGTTCGAGTCCGAAGTTGTCGGTGGCGTTGTGCCCACGCGCTTTTTACCTGCAGTGCAAAAGGGCGTTGAAGAAACTCTTCAAAAAGGTTTGTTAGCCGGTTTTCCTATCGTTGATGTTAAAGTGGTGCCTTACGATGGGTCGCATCACCCTGTTGATAGTTCCGAGTTTTCCTTCAAGGTGGCCGCAAGTATGGCGTTCAAGGCGGCTTTTGAAAAAGCTAAACCGACTTTACTTGAACCGATTTACAAGGTTACGGTCTTTACGCCAGAAGCGTTCACGGGTGAAATTATGGGTGATCTTTCCAGTCGCAGAGGCAAAATTTTAGGCATGGAAAGCGATGGTGCCCTTCAACGCTTGCAAGCGCTTGTTCCGCTTGCCGAACTCTACGGCTATCAATCTGCACTGAACCGCATCACGCAAGGACGCGCACATTTTGTGCGCGAATTCCACGGCTATGAGGAAGTGCCAAGTGAGATCGTCCAGAAATTAGTCAAGGAATTTAAGCCGGTTGAAGTAGCTTAA
- the hrcA gene encoding heat-inducible transcription repressor HrcA — MARELTEREKEVLGLIIQNFILTATPVGSRFLSKRSDLGLSDATIRNVMADLEEEGYITHPHTSAGRVPTDKGYRLYVSSMMRVGTLSHTERAKIDQNIEQIVATAQDSDDILRESSRILGKISRQIGIVLSPKLSKGVFEKLEIVSLSSNKIMVIISIQSGLVKTIVLEAHSDVPRSKLDALAQMLNERLSGLTLEEIRQSFPERIADCTDDTGLIRVFIDSAERLFDNPPDTDRLHVAGTENILAYPEFEKREKIRGIIELIENENVIVHLLEEVGSADTSSTIEGVSIRIGKENHDSKMKECSIVTAQYSVGNAVGTVGVIGPTRMDYSKVVRVINYMAKRLSATLTQI; from the coding sequence ATGGCACGAGAACTTACTGAACGCGAAAAAGAAGTCCTCGGGTTGATTATTCAGAACTTTATTTTAACCGCCACACCGGTGGGGTCTCGCTTTCTTTCGAAGCGCTCGGATTTAGGCTTATCCGATGCCACAATTCGCAATGTGATGGCGGACTTAGAGGAGGAAGGCTACATTACCCATCCGCATACATCGGCTGGGCGTGTGCCTACTGATAAGGGCTATCGGCTTTATGTCAGTTCCATGATGCGCGTCGGTACACTCTCGCACACTGAGCGCGCCAAAATCGACCAGAATATCGAGCAGATTGTCGCCACCGCGCAAGACTCGGATGACATTCTGCGCGAATCTTCAAGAATCTTGGGCAAAATCTCGCGGCAAATCGGTATTGTGCTCTCGCCCAAACTCTCTAAGGGCGTCTTTGAGAAGCTCGAAATCGTCTCGCTCTCGTCAAATAAAATTATGGTGATTATCTCGATTCAATCGGGACTTGTCAAGACGATTGTGCTCGAGGCGCACTCCGATGTGCCGCGCTCAAAGCTCGATGCACTTGCCCAGATGCTCAACGAGCGTCTTTCAGGCTTGACGCTCGAGGAAATTCGCCAGAGTTTTCCAGAACGCATCGCAGATTGTACTGACGACACTGGTCTTATTCGTGTCTTTATTGATTCAGCTGAACGTCTTTTTGACAATCCACCTGATACCGATAGGCTGCATGTTGCTGGCACAGAAAATATCTTAGCCTATCCTGAATTTGAAAAGCGCGAAAAAATTCGGGGCATCATTGAACTTATTGAAAATGAAAACGTTATCGTTCATCTCTTAGAAGAAGTAGGGTCGGCAGACACTAGCAGTACTATTGAGGGTGTCTCGATTCGCATCGGGAAGGAAAATCACGATAGCAAAATGAAAGAGTGCAGCATTGTCACCGCTCAATATAGCGTTGGCAATGCCGTTGGTACAGTGGGCGTTATTGGTCCAACCCGCATGGATTATAGCAAAGTCGTGCGTGTGATTAACTACATGGCTAAACGTCTTTCTGCGACTTTGACACAAATCTGA
- the grpE gene encoding nucleotide exchange factor GrpE, translating into MPEETKQDEVKQEQEDISLQEQPSQQNADDATAMQAKTETPSLEARLAALEAERDEYKDLLLRKAAEFENFRRQKEREMSALIKFADKNLIKQILPILDDLERIITNSEKFLANHPDAKLYVDGVKLVHQKMLKILETRQVKRMETLGKKFDHNFHEALTQMPKADLEPDIIVEEFEAGYTMHDEVIRHAKVVVSKPVE; encoded by the coding sequence ATGCCAGAAGAAACAAAACAAGATGAAGTAAAACAAGAACAAGAAGACATCAGTTTGCAAGAGCAACCTTCGCAGCAGAATGCAGATGACGCCACAGCGATGCAAGCCAAGACAGAAACGCCATCTTTAGAGGCACGTCTTGCTGCACTTGAAGCTGAGCGGGATGAATATAAAGATTTGCTGCTTCGCAAAGCTGCGGAGTTTGAGAACTTTCGCCGTCAAAAAGAGCGCGAGATGAGCGCACTCATTAAGTTTGCCGATAAAAATCTCATCAAACAGATTCTTCCTATCCTTGACGACTTAGAGCGCATTATCACTAATAGTGAAAAGTTTTTAGCTAATCATCCTGATGCTAAGCTCTATGTCGATGGGGTCAAGTTGGTGCATCAAAAAATGCTCAAGATCTTAGAAACGCGTCAAGTCAAGCGCATGGAAACCTTAGGCAAAAAGTTTGACCACAATTTTCACGAAGCGCTTACGCAAATGCCAAAGGCTGACCTTGAGCCTGACATTATCGTAGAAGAATTTGAAGCAGGTTACACCATGCACGATGAAGTGATTCGTCATGCGAAAGTGGTTGTCTCAAAACCCGTAGAATAA
- the dnaJ gene encoding molecular chaperone DnaJ → MKRDYYEVLGVKRGASLDEIKKSYRKLAMQYHPDRNPGDKSAEEKFKEINEAYEVLSDETKRRRYDQFGHAGVGTSAASDGNPFAGRAQDMSDIFSAFSDIFGGFSTGSQFEDILGSSTRSRSQRRRSAGIPGSDLKLKLKLTLEEIATGVEKTLKIKKLVKCEACNGTGSKNGQYDVCPTCQGTGEVRQVSRTMFGQFVSVTTCPTCQGEGRVVRDKCPVCQGEGRVQGEVTIKVNIPAGVADGNYIPLRGQGNAGIRGGAPGDLLVIIEELPHEHFTRQDDDILHDLFISFPDAVLGARVEVPTLDGKETIEIPPGTPAGKIIRLYGKGIGHLNASGRGDELVRINIHIPTKLSAHDRELLRQLQKSEAFSPKSSKSFLKELKIFSAECAAQFNLDTCCAYTGLSSIPLSPVGEIAS, encoded by the coding sequence ATGAAGCGCGATTACTATGAAGTGTTGGGTGTAAAGCGTGGCGCAAGTCTTGATGAAATCAAGAAGTCGTATCGCAAATTAGCGATGCAGTATCACCCTGACCGCAATCCGGGTGATAAATCTGCTGAGGAGAAGTTCAAAGAGATCAATGAGGCTTACGAAGTACTAAGCGATGAGACTAAGCGCCGCCGTTATGATCAATTTGGACATGCAGGCGTTGGCACATCTGCGGCATCAGATGGCAATCCGTTTGCTGGTCGGGCTCAAGATATGAGCGATATTTTCAGTGCATTTAGCGATATCTTCGGTGGCTTTAGCACAGGCTCTCAATTCGAAGATATTTTAGGTAGCTCGACACGCTCGCGCTCGCAACGCCGCCGCTCTGCTGGTATTCCTGGCTCTGACCTTAAACTCAAACTCAAACTTACGCTCGAAGAAATCGCTACTGGTGTCGAAAAGACACTCAAAATTAAAAAGTTGGTCAAGTGCGAAGCCTGCAACGGCACCGGCTCCAAGAATGGTCAGTATGATGTCTGTCCAACCTGCCAAGGCACTGGCGAAGTGCGTCAAGTCTCGCGTACCATGTTCGGACAATTTGTTAGTGTTACGACTTGCCCCACCTGTCAAGGTGAAGGGCGTGTGGTGCGCGACAAATGCCCTGTTTGCCAAGGTGAAGGACGCGTGCAAGGCGAGGTTACAATCAAAGTCAATATCCCCGCTGGTGTTGCCGATGGAAACTATATTCCACTACGCGGGCAAGGCAATGCCGGGATTCGTGGCGGCGCACCAGGCGATTTACTTGTTATCATTGAAGAATTGCCACATGAACACTTTACGCGACAAGATGATGACATTCTGCACGACCTTTTTATCAGTTTCCCTGATGCCGTCTTGGGCGCCAGGGTTGAAGTACCCACTCTGGACGGTAAAGAAACGATTGAGATTCCACCGGGTACACCAGCTGGTAAAATCATTCGACTCTACGGCAAAGGTATCGGTCATCTGAATGCTTCAGGCAGAGGCGATGAACTCGTGCGCATCAACATCCACATTCCGACGAAACTTTCAGCACATGACCGAGAACTTCTTCGTCAACTTCAAAAATCAGAGGCTTTTTCACCAAAGAGCAGCAAAAGTTTTTTGAAAGAGCTAAAGATATTTTCGGCTGAATGTGCAGCTCAGTTTAATTTAGATACATGCTGCGCTTATACAGGCTTATCTTCTATCCCCCTCTCTCCTGTTGGAGAGATTGCTTCATAG
- a CDS encoding peroxiredoxin: protein MIAVGSLAPDFSLPDETGAMHSLSSYRGKKVMLIFYPGDNTPICTSQLCTYRDNFEKFQARGIVVLGISTDSVASHQSFANKFSFPFPLLSDKDKIVHQLYDTLGFLGLPQRAYVVIDESGKVIVSFAETLPVFFRTPDELLAQIDTANASEQ from the coding sequence ATGATTGCTGTTGGTTCTCTTGCTCCTGATTTTTCCTTGCCCGATGAAACAGGCGCTATGCATTCGCTCTCGAGTTATCGCGGCAAAAAAGTCATGCTGATTTTTTACCCTGGCGATAACACACCAATTTGCACCTCTCAACTGTGCACCTATCGTGATAATTTCGAGAAGTTTCAAGCGCGTGGAATTGTCGTCTTAGGCATCAGCACAGATAGCGTTGCATCGCATCAAAGTTTTGCCAATAAGTTTTCGTTTCCCTTTCCGCTGCTGTCTGATAAAGACAAAATCGTGCACCAACTCTACGACACACTCGGGTTCTTAGGTCTGCCTCAGCGCGCTTATGTTGTGATTGACGAATCAGGTAAAGTTATTGTCTCGTTTGCGGAAACCTTACCTGTGTTTTTTCGCACACCTGATGAATTGCTTGCTCAAATTGATACAGCTAACGCCTCTGAGCAATGA